One genomic window of Amphiura filiformis chromosome 3, Afil_fr2py, whole genome shotgun sequence includes the following:
- the LOC140147792 gene encoding LOW QUALITY PROTEIN: sperm microtubule associated protein 2-like (The sequence of the model RefSeq protein was modified relative to this genomic sequence to represent the inferred CDS: deleted 1 base in 1 codon) — translation MATAVKSRRIDVLSTPKQLPPGYREDRRSVYWVDKLPPIPGAEGTTQFVLTDWQDKLCGTKPVNAQWTGDRPTPIWKVSQAAQKAEASQRVVDLAGHKNCHRDYVPDRAVRTKVSDAAKTASCSSRIEQLAKEKTFSALPVKESWEFDCYVWDPEISKSAKNARCSDRLDNLAEQKRYHRSFQVARPVMWSVDDSSLKAIASLRIQQLARPKSRSKYETFDPYKVSNGALHARPTPRVDELSAPIPRKVRQKKQTGGGSS, via the exons GAGGTCTGTTTACTGGGTAGATAAGTTACCCCCAATTCCCGGAGCAGAAGGAACAACACAATTTG TTTTAACAGATTGGCAAGACAAGTTATGTGGTACCAAACCTGTAAATGCACAGTGGACAGGTGACAG ACCAACACCAATATGGAAAGTGAGTCAAGCAGCACAAAAGGCTGAAGCATCTCAGCGTGTGGTTGATCTTGCTGGACATAAGAACTGTCATAGAGACTATGTTCCTGATAGAGCTGTACGCACCAAAGTCAGTGATGCAGCTAAAACTGCAAGTTGCTCATCTAGAATAGAACAACTAGCCAAAGAAAAAACTTTTTCAGCTCTACCAGTTAAAGAGAGTTGGGAATTTGACTGTTATGTATGGGACCCTGAGATATCCAAATCAGCAAAAAATGCACGCTGTTCTGATCGCTTGGATAATTTAGCAGAA CAAAAGCGTTACCATCGGTCTTTCCAAGTCGCCAGGCCTGTGATGTGGTCAGTTGATGACTCCTCATTGAAAGCTATTGCTTCACTACGTATTCAACAATTAGCAAGGCCAAAATCAAGATCTAAGTATgagacctttgacccctataaggTGTCTAATGGTGCCCTCCATGCACGACCTACTCCAAGAGTGGATGAACTATCTGCGCCTATTCCTCGCAAAGTTAGGCAGAAGAAACAGACTGGCGGTGGAAGTTCATGA